TGGCCACTATTTGAACCACTGAAATTAAAGCCTTTTTATGACCGGGTTATCAGCCGAATTCGCGCAGTGGATAATGACACTTGGTTGTTTATTGAACCACAGGCATTTGGGGTTAATTTTGGAGTAGCTTCTACTTTAGGCACTGTTGAAGATCCTAGAGTGGGAGGTTCTCGTATTGTTTATGCTCCCCATTTTTATCCTGTACTGGTTCATGAAGGGGCTGCTTATAAAGGTAATGTATTAGCATTTAAATCCTGGCCTAATGCTCGTGTTAAAGAGCTAAATAAAATGAAAGTACCCCTAGTGGTTGGAGAGTTTGGGATTAGTCCCAACCAAGAAGGTGCCTTACGCTTTATTAATGATGTGACTACCATGGCGGATCACATGGGAGCCAGCTGGGCATTTTGGTCCAATGATCCAGGTTCATGGGCACCGACGGATGCAGAAGGCAGTGAAACCGTATTAGTAGATGGCTTAGTGAGGGTATATCCCAGAGCAGTAGCTGGACAAATTATTAACTTTTTGTTTGAGCCTAATAAAAAAGAATTTACTTTAACCTTTAATCACAACCCTCAAATAACTGAGCCGACAGAAATTTATATACCTGCACGTCGTCATTTCCCTAATGGCTGGCAAATTGAAACTAAACAGGGTATGAATCAATATATGACGACTGATTGGGATGCAGCCCAAGAAGTACTGAGCGTGTCGTTTGAAAGTTATCAATTACCCAGGCAAATTACTTTGAAAATAAAGCCTGTGGGATGAGCTTGAGGGTTTGAGCCTGATTGGGTATTTGGCGGAGTAAAATAAATATCTGATCAGATTCTACTAGAATTTGGGGGTGCACCATATCCGCTAAGTTTTAAGGGCACCTCTCCAAAAATACTTGTTCAGTTTTCGGTTGTCTGTTGATAGCCACTTTGGCTACTGTATAGCTAAGAGAGTATGACCTCAGTTTAGGGGCTGTATGGACGTTAAGGTTATATAAATGCTAGTGACAGACCAGAAAACAATAAACAACTACTATCAAGCATTACTGGATAGAGAACCAAGCTATGTGGGCATATTTTATGTGGGGGTGAAAACCACTTCAGTCTTCTGTATTGCAACCTGTCGAGCTCGTAAGCCTAAACTGGAAAATGTCGAATTTTTCACCACTTTTAAAGAGGCTTTGGATGCAGGCTACCGGCCTTGCAAAGTGTGTAAGCCAACTGAGAATGCAAATGAGGCCCCAAAGCCGGTTGAACAAGCAATCAACTTGATGAAGGAAAATCCCAAGGAAAAAATTACTGACTGGCAATTGAGAGAAAATCAAATTAGCCCTGAATTGGTCCGTAGATGGTTTAAAAAGAACTATGGAATGACTTTTCATGCTTATCAGCGGATGTACCGAATCAATAATGCTTTTCAAGAACTAAAAGACGGCAAAACAGCCACGGAAACAGCCTTTGATACAGGGTATGAGTCACTCAGTGGCTTTGGTTATACTTATAAAAAATTTATTGGCAAATCACCCAAAAATAGTGCAGAACATGCCGTTATTTTAATTAGTCGATTGACGACACCGTTAGGCCCTATGTTTGTTTGTGCCACTGATAAAGGT
This genomic interval from Spartinivicinus ruber contains the following:
- a CDS encoding cellulase family glycosylhydrolase; the encoded protein is MTYSVKDLLRPLSWLILLATFLVVAGCKIKPDQPRYIKDQHGRSLVLHGLNTSSSAKSAPNRLPWIEEKDVARAANDWGFNFVRFLIFWDRLEPSPGVYDQQYLAEIAERVRWYAKYNMYVLLDMHQDLYALQFGGDGAPKWATVTDGLPVTIRSPWWLTYLELGVTRAFDNFWDGSGSHSYLQEHYANAWQQVANYFKDTPNVIGYDLMNEPYGGSSVWPLFEPLKLKPFYDRVISRIRAVDNDTWLFIEPQAFGVNFGVASTLGTVEDPRVGGSRIVYAPHFYPVLVHEGAAYKGNVLAFKSWPNARVKELNKMKVPLVVGEFGISPNQEGALRFINDVTTMADHMGASWAFWSNDPGSWAPTDAEGSETVLVDGLVRVYPRAVAGQIINFLFEPNKKEFTLTFNHNPQITEPTEIYIPARRHFPNGWQIETKQGMNQYMTTDWDAAQEVLSVSFESYQLPRQITLKIKPVG
- a CDS encoding bifunctional transcriptional activator/DNA repair enzyme AdaA yields the protein MLVTDQKTINNYYQALLDREPSYVGIFYVGVKTTSVFCIATCRARKPKLENVEFFTTFKEALDAGYRPCKVCKPTENANEAPKPVEQAINLMKENPKEKITDWQLRENQISPELVRRWFKKNYGMTFHAYQRMYRINNAFQELKDGKTATETAFDTGYESLSGFGYTYKKFIGKSPKNSAEHAVILISRLTTPLGPMFVCATDKGVCLLEFVDRRMLETEFKDLQQRLKAKIIAGENQHIKQAKKEIDEYFVGERTTFTVKLHSPGTDFQHAVWECLKAIPYGQTCSYQQQAEKINRPKAVRAVATANGCNRIAIIIPCHRVIGKDGKLVGYAGGLERKRWLLEHERKNLNL